A section of the Gemmatimonadota bacterium genome encodes:
- a CDS encoding GNAT family N-acetyltransferase encodes MNRPDVRIRSAVLADAPALAALSGQLGYPADPAEMHARLSRILARSTDAVLVAELAGGAVAGWLHVVEEEPLETGPHALILGLVVDAQVRRLAVGRTLVSAAESWTGARGLTTLLVRSNAARVESHPFYEGLGYTRIKTQHCYRKAVSGSPEAE; translated from the coding sequence GTGAACCGCCCCGACGTGCGGATCCGTTCGGCGGTCCTCGCGGACGCACCGGCCCTCGCGGCCCTGAGCGGCCAGCTGGGGTATCCCGCGGATCCGGCGGAGATGCACGCCCGGCTGAGCCGGATCCTCGCGCGCTCCACCGACGCGGTGCTCGTGGCGGAGCTGGCCGGGGGTGCCGTGGCGGGATGGCTCCACGTGGTGGAAGAAGAGCCGCTGGAGACGGGACCGCACGCGCTGATCCTGGGGCTGGTCGTGGACGCGCAGGTGCGGCGGCTGGCCGTGGGGCGCACGCTGGTGAGCGCGGCGGAGTCGTGGACGGGGGCGCGCGGTCTGACCACGCTGCTCGTACGCAGCAACGCCGCGCGGGTGGAGTCCCATCCGTTCTACGAGGGACTGGGATACACGCGCATCAAGACGCAGCACTGCTATCGGAAGGCCGTGTCCGGATCCCCGGAAGCGGAGTGA
- a CDS encoding YpdA family putative bacillithiol disulfide reductase — MSDPTERIDLAVVGAGPCGIAAGAAARTAGLACTLFDKGAVTSSLLHYPYYMTFFSTAVMLEVGGVPFTIPEPKPTRREAIAYYRHVVRHFDLDVHQYEAVQSIERSGGEFTLTTATHTGEERAYRAGAVAVATGGFHEPNFLGVPGEDLPKVKHYYHEPYPYYDQDVVVVGGGNSAVEAALELYRNGTRVTLVHFAETIDKGVKPWVVPDITNRLKNGEIVPRFSARLVEILPRSVLIRHEGSRRVEEIDNDWVLAMTGWRANPRLLRSLGVEIDTATGIPAHDPTTMRTNVDGVYIAGVIAAGHNANKIFIENGREHGGRIVQDLLAQRG; from the coding sequence GTGAGCGACCCCACCGAACGCATCGATCTCGCCGTCGTCGGAGCCGGCCCCTGCGGCATCGCCGCGGGGGCCGCCGCCCGCACGGCCGGCCTGGCCTGCACGCTCTTCGACAAGGGCGCGGTGACCAGCTCGCTGCTGCACTACCCGTACTACATGACGTTCTTCTCCACGGCCGTCATGCTCGAGGTCGGGGGCGTGCCCTTCACCATCCCCGAGCCCAAGCCCACCCGCCGGGAAGCGATCGCATACTACCGGCACGTGGTGCGGCACTTCGACCTGGACGTCCATCAGTACGAGGCCGTCCAGTCCATCGAACGGAGCGGTGGGGAGTTCACGCTCACGACCGCCACGCACACGGGCGAGGAGCGCGCCTACCGCGCAGGCGCGGTGGCGGTGGCCACGGGCGGCTTCCACGAACCCAACTTCCTCGGCGTGCCGGGCGAGGACCTGCCCAAGGTCAAGCACTACTACCACGAGCCCTACCCCTACTACGACCAGGACGTCGTGGTGGTGGGCGGCGGGAACTCCGCGGTCGAAGCGGCGCTCGAGCTGTACCGCAACGGCACGCGCGTGACGCTGGTGCACTTCGCCGAGACCATCGACAAGGGCGTCAAGCCCTGGGTGGTCCCCGACATCACCAACCGCCTGAAGAACGGGGAGATCGTCCCGCGCTTCTCCGCGCGGCTCGTCGAGATCCTGCCCCGCTCGGTGCTGATCCGCCACGAGGGGTCACGCCGGGTCGAGGAGATCGACAACGACTGGGTGCTGGCCATGACGGGCTGGCGCGCCAACCCACGCCTGCTCCGCTCCCTCGGGGTGGAGATCGACACCGCCACCGGCATCCCTGCGCACGATCCCACCACCATGCGCACCAACGTGGACGGGGTCTACATCGCGGGAGTGATCGCGGCCGGGCACAACGCCAACAAGATCTTCATCGAGAACGGCCGCGAGCACGGCGGTCGGATCGTGCAGGACCTGCTGGCGCAGCGGGGCTGA
- a CDS encoding transporter — translation MRARITTFFLAAAAVASPVGAQDYTWRWDRADSYAPIGVQGDRVLSLGEFLISYRFQAQELDGIRLEETELGIDEVLDIFQSTPYNMTEQVHRVGVQIAPMQYLTLMATVPFVQRNMDQVTRQLDLFSTSTSGIGDIEVGALFNVYEVGPYKAHVGGAVSVPTGSIEEDGQSAFGSGRLPYSMQLGSGTFDLLPSLTFQAMNQYGSVGFQGRGVIRTSENDSGYTLGNRVEVTSWFAFPINDQLSFSARMVWQKWDAISGSDPALDAAVALIQDPSVFPDLVGGSRLDLPLGLNLNLQNGPLAGHRVGVEAVFPVSESLDGPQLQQNWTVNFGWQKPLNW, via the coding sequence ATGCGCGCGAGGATCACGACCTTCTTTCTTGCCGCCGCCGCGGTGGCCAGCCCCGTCGGGGCCCAGGACTATACCTGGCGCTGGGACCGCGCGGATTCCTATGCGCCGATCGGCGTCCAGGGAGACCGCGTGCTTTCGCTCGGGGAGTTCCTGATCTCCTATCGCTTCCAGGCCCAGGAGCTGGATGGCATCCGCCTGGAGGAGACGGAGCTCGGGATCGACGAGGTGCTCGACATCTTCCAGTCGACCCCCTACAACATGACCGAGCAGGTGCACCGCGTGGGTGTGCAGATCGCACCCATGCAGTACCTGACGCTCATGGCCACCGTGCCCTTCGTCCAGCGCAACATGGACCAGGTGACGCGGCAGCTCGACCTCTTCTCCACGTCCACCAGCGGCATCGGGGACATCGAGGTCGGCGCGCTCTTCAACGTCTACGAGGTGGGCCCGTACAAGGCGCACGTCGGCGGTGCCGTCTCCGTGCCCACCGGCTCCATCGAAGAGGACGGCCAGAGCGCTTTCGGGTCGGGTCGGCTTCCGTACTCGATGCAGCTCGGGTCCGGCACGTTCGACCTGCTGCCGTCGCTGACCTTCCAGGCCATGAACCAGTACGGTTCCGTGGGCTTCCAGGGCCGTGGCGTCATCCGGACGAGCGAGAACGATTCCGGCTACACCCTCGGCAATCGCGTCGAGGTCACGAGCTGGTTCGCGTTCCCGATCAACGATCAGCTCAGCTTCTCCGCGCGCATGGTGTGGCAGAAGTGGGACGCGATCTCGGGCTCCGATCCCGCGCTGGACGCGGCCGTCGCGCTCATCCAGGATCCGTCCGTCTTCCCGGACCTCGTCGGCGGCTCGCGTCTCGATCTGCCGCTGGGACTGAACCTGAATCTGCAGAACGGACCGCTGGCCGGACACCGCGTCGGGGTGGAAGCAGTGTTCCCGGTGAGCGAAAGCCTCGACGGTCCGCAGCTGCAGCAGAACTGGACGGTGAACTTCGGGTGGCAGAAGCCGCTCAACTGGTGA
- a CDS encoding DUF1572 family protein, translated as MDRTHLSVLEREIAHLKSLADRAMAQLDDREFFTPLDSQSNSVANLVKHVAGNARSRWTELLTSDGEKPDRHRDREFEIGEDDTREALLEAWEDGWRRFRDALAPLSDADLARTVTIRTEPHTVLHAIVRQIGHYGQHVGQILMMAKHLRGTTWQTLSIPKGESQAWIGRARPHPGETV; from the coding sequence ATGGACCGGACCCACCTGAGTGTCCTCGAGCGGGAGATCGCACACCTGAAGAGCCTGGCCGACCGGGCCATGGCCCAGCTCGACGACCGGGAGTTCTTCACGCCCCTCGACTCCCAGTCCAACAGCGTGGCCAACCTGGTCAAGCACGTGGCCGGGAACGCGCGCTCGCGGTGGACGGAGCTCCTGACCTCGGACGGGGAGAAGCCGGACCGGCACCGGGACCGTGAGTTCGAGATCGGGGAGGACGACACACGCGAGGCGCTGCTGGAGGCGTGGGAGGACGGGTGGCGCCGCTTCCGGGACGCGCTGGCCCCCCTGTCCGACGCGGACCTCGCGCGCACCGTGACCATCCGCACCGAGCCGCATACGGTGCTGCATGCCATCGTGCGGCAGATCGGTCATTACGGCCAGCACGTGGGTCAGATCCTGATGATGGCCAAGCACCTCCGCGGCACCACCTGGCAGACGCTCTCCATCCCCAAAGGCGAGTCCCAGGCCTGGATCGGGCGGGCCCGGCCCCACCCGGGCGAGACGGTGTGA
- a CDS encoding (2Fe-2S)-binding protein, translated as MPVRFSVNGRPVTVDVADDTPLLWVLRDVLGLTGTKYGCGVARCGACTVQLDGRGTRACVTEVSRAEGREVTTIESLSEDGLHALQEAWIAEEVPQCGYCQPGQIMAAASLLARTPRPTDGDIDGAMSGNLCRCGTYTRIRRAIHRASEALTQQEAGR; from the coding sequence ATGCCCGTCCGCTTCTCCGTCAACGGACGGCCCGTCACCGTGGACGTGGCCGACGACACGCCCCTGCTCTGGGTGCTGCGTGACGTGCTCGGGCTGACCGGCACCAAGTACGGGTGCGGGGTGGCGCGCTGTGGGGCCTGCACGGTCCAGCTCGACGGGCGGGGCACGCGGGCGTGCGTGACCGAGGTCTCCCGGGCCGAGGGCCGGGAGGTCACCACCATCGAGAGCTTGTCCGAGGACGGTCTGCACGCGCTCCAGGAGGCCTGGATCGCGGAAGAGGTGCCGCAGTGCGGCTACTGCCAGCCCGGGCAGATCATGGCGGCGGCCTCCCTGCTGGCCCGCACGCCGCGGCCCACGGACGGCGACATCGACGGGGCCATGTCCGGGAACCTGTGCCGCTGCGGCACCTACACGCGCATCCGCCGCGCCATCCACCGCGCCTCCGAGGCCCTGACCCAGCAGGAGGCCGGCCGATGA
- the selD gene encoding selenide, water dikinase SelD: MSDEPRDQRPRLLLTQLSHGAGUACKLGMSELTQVLRQLLPVEDPNALVDASTRDDAAVYRLSDDRAVVVTVDFFTPVVDDPYDFGRIGAANALSDLYAMGARPLFGLNLVGFPRQHLDSGVLEDIVRGGATVAAEAGIPVLGGHSIDDPEPKFGMVAVGEVHPDRVVTNRGARPGDVLVLTKPLGSGVIATAIKAGAAPPSVVEAAVRWMTTLNRGAADAMLAAGARAATDVTGYGLLGHLRNLLTASGVAAELVGASIPLMEGASALVSEGHIPGGSKRNRSDLERDVAFVGAVPESLRMLLFDAQTSGGLLVALAPEHIEAFQAAVPAAAVIGRIVDGEPGTARVLATDGAARA; the protein is encoded by the coding sequence ATGTCCGACGAGCCCCGTGACCAACGGCCGAGGCTCCTGCTGACCCAGTTGTCGCACGGCGCCGGCTGAGCCTGCAAGCTCGGGATGTCCGAGCTGACGCAGGTCTTGCGTCAACTGCTTCCGGTCGAGGATCCCAACGCACTGGTCGACGCGTCGACCCGTGACGACGCGGCCGTGTATCGTCTGAGCGACGATCGCGCCGTGGTGGTCACGGTGGACTTCTTCACGCCCGTCGTCGACGATCCCTACGATTTCGGACGCATCGGCGCGGCCAATGCGCTGTCGGACCTCTACGCCATGGGGGCCCGCCCGCTGTTCGGGCTCAACCTGGTGGGCTTCCCCCGTCAGCACCTGGACAGCGGCGTGCTGGAGGACATCGTGCGCGGCGGCGCCACCGTCGCGGCCGAAGCCGGCATTCCCGTCCTGGGCGGCCACTCCATCGACGATCCCGAGCCCAAGTTCGGGATGGTGGCGGTCGGCGAGGTGCATCCCGACCGCGTGGTCACCAACCGGGGTGCGCGTCCCGGAGACGTGCTCGTGCTCACCAAGCCGTTGGGGAGCGGGGTGATCGCCACGGCCATCAAGGCCGGAGCGGCCCCGCCGTCGGTGGTGGAGGCGGCCGTCCGGTGGATGACCACCCTGAACCGCGGAGCCGCCGACGCCATGCTGGCGGCCGGCGCGCGCGCCGCCACCGACGTGACCGGCTACGGTCTGCTCGGCCATCTGCGCAATCTGCTCACCGCCTCCGGTGTGGCGGCCGAGCTGGTAGGGGCGTCCATCCCGCTGATGGAGGGGGCGTCCGCGCTGGTGTCCGAAGGCCACATCCCGGGTGGATCAAAGCGCAATCGCTCCGATCTCGAGCGCGACGTCGCGTTCGTGGGGGCGGTACCGGAGTCGCTGCGCATGCTGCTCTTCGACGCGCAGACGTCGGGAGGGCTCCTGGTCGCGCTCGCCCCCGAGCACATCGAGGCCTTCCAGGCCGCCGTGCCCGCGGCGGCCGTGATCGGGCGCATCGTGGACGGGGAGCCCGGCACGGCCCGCGTGCTCGCGACGGACGGCGCCGCACGCGCATAG
- a CDS encoding creatininase family protein: MIRLRAPLAATALALTLLPAGLAAQRPGQRPPPPEVIRPADQRVPAPFSEEMVRPIALADNVWMSELTILEMRDLVDEYGYTTALILNGTMESNGPYLTTGKHNHVLKVTGDAIARTLGKTLVAPIVMLDEGEPTESDQPGRLVLSPATLKAVLKDMATSLRTQGFKEIFFLGDSGSNQRMLQDVATELAAEWKGQDVLVAHVREYYNYGDVLRYQNEVLGKVELNKDLDGYHDDYYITSLIMNDSPEHVRLPQRQRVSLDHINSLHIDEAEALEIGKKLAQFRADVTAAAIERIRKTGYPAN; the protein is encoded by the coding sequence ATGATCCGACTCCGTGCCCCGCTGGCCGCTACCGCCCTGGCGCTCACCCTTCTCCCGGCGGGCCTCGCCGCCCAGCGCCCCGGGCAGCGGCCGCCCCCGCCGGAGGTGATCCGTCCCGCCGACCAGCGCGTTCCGGCCCCCTTCAGCGAGGAGATGGTCCGTCCCATCGCCCTCGCGGACAACGTCTGGATGTCGGAGCTGACCATCCTGGAGATGCGGGATCTGGTCGACGAGTACGGCTACACCACGGCGCTGATCCTCAACGGCACCATGGAGTCCAACGGCCCCTACCTGACCACCGGCAAGCACAACCACGTGCTGAAGGTGACCGGGGACGCGATCGCCCGGACCCTGGGGAAGACGCTCGTGGCGCCCATCGTCATGCTGGACGAAGGCGAACCCACCGAGTCCGATCAGCCCGGTCGACTGGTGCTGTCTCCCGCCACGCTCAAGGCGGTGCTCAAGGACATGGCCACCAGCCTCAGGACGCAGGGATTCAAGGAGATCTTCTTCCTGGGCGACAGCGGGAGCAACCAGCGCATGCTGCAGGACGTGGCCACCGAGCTGGCCGCGGAATGGAAGGGGCAGGACGTGCTCGTCGCGCACGTGCGCGAGTACTACAACTACGGGGACGTGCTGCGCTATCAGAACGAGGTGCTGGGCAAGGTGGAGCTGAACAAGGACCTCGACGGCTACCACGACGACTACTACATCACGTCGCTCATCATGAACGACAGCCCCGAGCACGTGCGTCTACCCCAGCGCCAGCGCGTGAGCCTGGACCACATCAACAGCCTCCACATCGACGAGGCCGAAGCGTTGGAGATCGGCAAGAAGCTGGCGCAGTTCCGGGCGGACGTGACGGCCGCGGCCATCGAGCGCATCCGCAAGACGGGCTACCCGGCCAACTGA
- a CDS encoding tetratricopeptide repeat protein → MGMVAAVDESMSFPVGTPRHRLRAEVARPDQDIDLARAALLVAVEEYSQLPIERYLGRLDLLAEEIRDRLNGETAELIVMQELVDHLFRRRGFTGNREAYYDPRNSFLNDVLDRGLGIPLSLGILTLEVGWRLDLPLVGVNFPGHFLVRWQGEEIRLLIDPFHGTASFEEEAQQILDRVYGGVVRMQDRFLREASRRDMLIRLLTNLKAIYLKVNDLPRALAAIERILLLRPTLRGEVRDRGMVLARLGRHVEALEHLEAYLTAAPDARDGEHVGEVVTRLRRRLYGPGAR, encoded by the coding sequence ATGGGCATGGTAGCTGCGGTGGACGAATCCATGAGCTTTCCCGTGGGAACGCCCCGACATCGGTTGCGCGCCGAGGTGGCCCGGCCGGACCAGGACATCGACCTGGCCCGGGCGGCGTTGCTCGTGGCGGTGGAGGAGTATTCCCAGCTCCCGATCGAGCGGTATCTGGGCCGGCTCGACCTCCTGGCAGAGGAGATCCGCGACCGGCTGAACGGAGAGACCGCCGAGCTGATCGTCATGCAGGAGCTGGTCGACCACCTGTTCCGGCGGCGGGGCTTCACCGGCAATCGCGAAGCCTACTACGATCCCCGCAACTCCTTCCTGAACGACGTGCTGGACCGGGGGCTCGGCATCCCGCTCTCGCTCGGCATCCTCACGCTCGAGGTGGGGTGGCGGCTCGACCTGCCTCTGGTGGGCGTCAACTTCCCCGGCCACTTCCTCGTGCGGTGGCAGGGCGAGGAGATCCGCCTGCTGATCGATCCCTTCCACGGGACGGCGAGCTTCGAGGAAGAGGCGCAGCAGATCCTCGATCGCGTGTACGGCGGCGTCGTGCGCATGCAGGACCGCTTCCTGCGCGAAGCGTCGCGGCGCGACATGCTGATCCGGCTGCTGACCAACCTCAAGGCCATCTACCTCAAGGTGAACGACCTGCCGCGCGCGCTCGCGGCCATCGAGCGCATCCTGCTCCTGCGGCCCACGCTGCGGGGCGAGGTGCGCGACCGGGGCATGGTGCTGGCGCGCCTGGGTCGACACGTGGAAGCGCTGGAGCATCTGGAGGCGTATCTGACCGCCGCGCCCGACGCGCGCGACGGCGAGCACGTGGGCGAGGTCGTCACGCGTCTGCGCCGCCGTCTCTACGGTCCCGGCGCGCGCTGA
- a CDS encoding glycine cleavage T C-terminal barrel domain-containing protein, giving the protein MSSTSSAPTAADHAARQGLAWFDRGARPLLRVDGKSPAAMLKGVVTGRIPGPAHTGAGATWSEAAYSTLLTPKGRIVSDLVLIRLPGEAEAFWMDVPATGEEPLRAHLAKVLPPRLARVTPVTDVVRRAVVGPDAARVLAAHVGVESERLTELPETRACFADGGLVLFRPPDLGGDGFELVGAADVMAPVEEALRAAGAVAADGAVWETLRIEARRPLFGVDMGPDTIPIEAGLGARAIDHAKGCYTGQEVIVRIRDRGHVNRHLRLLLLGDADVPEAGTPLHTFDGERAVGEITSAVRSPGFGQTIALGYVRREVEPGQAVRVGTPSGPEAVLAPDVT; this is encoded by the coding sequence ATGAGCTCCACGTCTTCGGCACCCACCGCCGCCGATCACGCGGCCCGACAGGGGCTGGCGTGGTTCGATCGGGGCGCGCGGCCCCTGCTGCGTGTGGATGGCAAGTCGCCCGCGGCGATGCTCAAGGGCGTGGTCACCGGTCGTATCCCGGGTCCCGCCCACACGGGCGCCGGAGCGACCTGGTCGGAGGCCGCGTACTCCACGCTGCTCACGCCCAAGGGACGGATCGTCTCCGACCTGGTGCTCATCCGCCTGCCCGGTGAAGCCGAAGCGTTCTGGATGGATGTGCCCGCGACGGGCGAGGAGCCGCTGCGCGCCCACCTGGCGAAGGTGCTGCCCCCGAGACTCGCGCGGGTCACCCCGGTGACGGACGTCGTGCGGCGTGCGGTGGTAGGCCCGGACGCGGCGCGCGTGCTGGCCGCCCACGTGGGCGTGGAATCCGAGCGGCTGACGGAGCTCCCTGAGACCAGGGCGTGCTTCGCCGACGGAGGGCTGGTGCTGTTCCGGCCCCCGGATCTGGGCGGCGACGGCTTCGAGCTCGTCGGAGCAGCCGACGTGATGGCCCCCGTCGAAGAGGCCCTGCGCGCCGCCGGCGCGGTGGCCGCGGACGGAGCGGTCTGGGAGACCCTGCGCATCGAAGCACGCCGGCCTCTATTCGGCGTGGACATGGGCCCCGACACCATCCCCATCGAAGCGGGTCTGGGCGCGCGCGCCATCGATCATGCCAAGGGCTGCTACACCGGCCAGGAAGTCATCGTACGCATCCGTGACCGCGGCCACGTGAACCGGCACCTGCGCTTGCTGCTGCTGGGTGACGCGGACGTGCCCGAAGCGGGCACGCCGCTGCACACGTTCGACGGCGAGCGTGCGGTGGGCGAGATCACGAGCGCGGTGCGCTCTCCCGGATTCGGTCAGACGATTGCGCTCGGGTACGTGCGGCGGGAGGTGGAGCCCGGTCAGGCCGTGAGGGTGGGCACGCCGAGCGGACCCGAAGCGGTGCTGGCGCCTGACGTGACCTGA
- a CDS encoding c-type cytochrome: MTVALRVVKWVLGLVLLFALTLILIGSFRLSRPVEVAAHEVPPPASDPVRIAEGRRLADAFACTECHGPGLEGTNFLEGGPFMMLPAPDLTGARFTAEQLERSIRHGIGADGRVLVIMPSEAFVGMSDADLGALVGYIESLPARNSLLIERSIGPIGRAVSAFQAPVLQPARRIEQATTHAATHDGAVARFGSLCSTCHGADYGGQPFAAEQPLWAPNLTGHATGASSWSLEQFSTAVRQGRTPDGRTLDSANMPWKGFSHLTDDEVREIWEFLRSLPPVDRPRPADM, translated from the coding sequence ATGACGGTCGCCCTTCGCGTGGTGAAGTGGGTCCTGGGTCTGGTCCTGCTGTTCGCCCTCACGTTGATCCTCATCGGCTCCTTCCGGCTCTCGCGCCCGGTCGAGGTCGCCGCCCACGAGGTGCCTCCGCCGGCCAGCGATCCGGTGCGGATCGCGGAGGGTCGCCGGCTCGCCGACGCCTTCGCCTGCACGGAGTGCCACGGTCCCGGGCTCGAGGGCACGAACTTCCTGGAGGGCGGGCCGTTCATGATGCTCCCGGCCCCCGACCTCACCGGAGCACGCTTCACGGCGGAGCAGTTGGAGCGGTCCATCCGCCACGGGATCGGCGCGGATGGTCGCGTCCTCGTCATCATGCCCAGCGAGGCCTTCGTGGGCATGTCGGACGCGGACCTGGGCGCGCTGGTCGGCTACATCGAGTCGCTCCCGGCGCGGAACTCGCTGCTCATCGAGCGATCCATCGGCCCGATCGGCCGGGCCGTCTCCGCCTTCCAGGCGCCGGTGCTGCAGCCGGCGCGCCGGATCGAACAGGCCACCACGCACGCGGCCACCCACGACGGGGCCGTGGCGCGCTTCGGCTCGCTCTGCAGCACCTGCCATGGGGCCGACTACGGCGGACAGCCCTTCGCGGCCGAGCAACCGCTCTGGGCACCCAACCTCACCGGCCACGCCACGGGCGCGTCCTCGTGGAGCCTGGAGCAGTTCTCCACGGCCGTGCGGCAGGGACGCACACCGGACGGGCGCACGCTGGATTCGGCCAACATGCCCTGGAAGGGGTTCTCCCATCTGACGGACGACGAGGTGCGCGAGATCTGGGAGTTCCTGCGGTCCCTCCCGCCCGTCGACCGGCCGCGCCCCGCGGACATGTGA